From Brassica oleracea var. oleracea cultivar TO1000 chromosome C3, BOL, whole genome shotgun sequence, a single genomic window includes:
- the LOC106329473 gene encoding UPF0503 protein At3g09070, chloroplastic, whose amino-acid sequence MAHLKQSNRRRSSSFCNRHPSAKPSSGFCASCLRERLVTIEAQSSSPAAVQPPELRRIRSHSVRNASAASVSEQPRRRSCDARSSASSLRDLFVDDDEERLDLSIRKPLVPDLKEEEEEEEDYYDGEDIKGFDEGKERKIVEEESGEHKKTMKEFIDLDWGNQMKKDNDFASIWSRKLKRFSLSHHKEKREDEKLAGRRSCDVDRRLSLDGGRISFEKPRASWDGCLIEKSYSKPTPLSTVTETFTEKKPSGNKEEEEEEKSPGGTVQTRNYYSRRRSFDRSVSSKRQGLLEVDELKAISNAKVSPETVGLFHGAKVLVTEKELRDSNWYSIKNHKPESKELVSRGKICVAARSERKQDSVELKKPKKKWAKGWNLWGLIQRKNKEIKTEQSLKLERNAVEGSLAESLLKLRRVSKGETNGGVSEKLLKSYSVSARKSCDGVFSGANIVSGFEGGRSSCDGLFHGSINSVEVGRNSCDGLVDGVEAKQSQHLHQRKANDGTRENLDNSLLRLYLTPVRSHKASKSGKSRLMS is encoded by the coding sequence ATGGCCCACCTCAAGCAATCCAACCGCCGTCGCTCCTCCTCCTTCTGCAACCGTCACCCTTCCGCCAAACCATCCAGCGGTTTCTGCGCCTCCTGCCTCCGTGAACGCCTCGTCACCATAGAGGCTCAATCTTCTTCCCCAGCCGCCGTTCAACCCCCTGAGCTCCGTCGCATCCGTTCCCACTCCGTTCGGAACGCATCCGCCGCATCCGTCTCGGAGCAGCCGCGACGGAGGTCGTGTGACGCTAGGTCAAGCGCGAGCTCTCTCCGCGACCTGTTCGTCGATGATGACGAAGAACGGCTCGATCTCTCGATTCGAAAGCCTCTGGTCCCGGATTTGAAAGAGGAGGAAGAAGAAGAGGAAGATTACTACGACGGAGAAGATATCAAAGGTTTTGATGAAGGTAAGGAAAGGAAGATCGTTGAAGAAGAGAGTGGAGAGCACAAGAAGACGATGAAGGAGTTTATAGATCTGGATTGGGGAAACCAAATGAAGAAGGACAACGACTTCGCGTCGATTTGGAGCAGGAAGCTGAAGAGATTCTCACTTAGTCATCACAAGGAGAAGAGAGAAGACGAGAAACTCGCCGGCCGTCGCTCCTGTGATGTAGATCGTAGATTGTCTCTCGACGGAGGTAGGATCTCGTTTGAGAAACCTAGGGCGTCATGGGATGGATGCTTGATCGAGAAATCATATAGCAAGCCGACGCCATTGTCTACTGTAACGGAAACCTTCACTGAGAAGAAACCCTCCGGTAACAAGGAAGAAGAAGAGGAGGAGAAGAGTCCAGGTGGAACGGTTCAAACGAGGAACTATTACTCTCGAAGAAGAAGCTTTGATCGATCGGTTTCGAGTAAGAGACAAGGATTGCTCGAGGTTGATGAGTTGAAAGCTATCTCCAACGCAAAGGTATCGCCTGAAACTGTTGGTTTGTTTCATGGCGCTAAGGTATTGGTTACGGAGAAGGAACTTAGGGATTCAAATTGGTATTCGATCAAAAATCACAAACCAGAGAGCAAAGAGTTAGTCTCTAGAGGAAAGATTTGTGTAGCTGCTCGTAGTGAGAGGAAGCAGGATAGTGTAGAGTTGAAGAAACCTAAGAAGAAATGGGCCAAGGGATGGAACCTTTGGGGACTGATACAGAGGAAGAATAAGGAAATCAAAACCGAGCAAAGTTTGAAACTTGAAAGAAATGCGGTCGAGGGTTCTTTGGCTGAGTCTTTGTTAAAGCTTAGGAGAGTATCTAAAGGAGAAACCAATGGTGGTGTTAGTGAGAAGCTTTTGAAAAGCTACAGTGTAAGCGCTAGAAAGTCTTGTGATGGTGTGTTTAGTGGTGCTAACATTGTCAGTGGCTTCGAAGGTGGAAGGAGCTCGTGTGATGGTCTGTTTCATGGATCTATTAACAGTGTTGAGGTTGGGAGAAACTCGTGTGACGGATTGGTTGACGGAGTTGAGGCCAAACAAAGTCAACATCTTCACCAGAGAAAAGCAAATGATGGCACTAGAGAAAACCTTGATAACAGTTTATTAAGATTGTATTTGACTCCGGTAAGGAGCCATAAAGCGAGCAAATCCGGGAAGAGTAGACTGATGAGTTAG